The Candidatus Zixiibacteriota bacterium DNA segment TTTGATGAGCCTTCAGCCTCGATTTCCGGGATATGCAGGTAGCCGCCTTCACCGTAAACCCGGCTGACCTGGTCTTTCCACTCGCCCAGATAGTTGTCACGTTTATCGAAGACGAGCTCCGGGCGTTCTCGGGTCGTGTAGTCATGCAGGTCTTGATCGGTGACTTGCCATATCCGACGCCATGCTTCGTTGTAGGTCAGTAGCCTGCCCGCCCGGTTGCGCACCGTCACGCCAACCGGTGATCGTTCGATAACGGCACGATTAAAATCCTCACTCTCCCTGAGCGCCTGCTGTCCCTGACGGCGTTCGGTGACATCCCTGAAATATCCGATCACGGCGTTTCGCCCATCAAAATCATGGATGACGCCGGTGACATCGAAATAGCGCAGGCTGCCGTCTTTGTGCAGAAACGGAAGCTCGGCAAAGATGTTGATCCTGCCTGATACGATCCCCTCAAAAGCCCTGAAAGCGTCCTCCACCGCACCGGGCGGGTGCATTGTCTCAATGCTCTTTTTAAGAATCTCCTCCTGGCTGAACCCGAGATGACGACACATACCGCTATTGACAAACAGAAACTCACGGGTCTGAGTGTCGACAACCCCGATCCCTATATCAGTCGATTCGACGAGCGACGCATAGCGTAACTCGCTCTCCTTGAGCGCCTCCTGGGCCTGTTTCTTATCTGTTATGTCCTGACCCACGGCGATGGCTACAAATTCGTCGGCCGCACCATTGAACATCGCTGAGTTTGACCACAGGATGGTTCTGATCTCGCCGGACTTGGTCCTAAGCGGCCCTTCGTAGGTATCCTGAGGATGCTCCTTGACCCAATTCACGAAATCGTCCAAGCCATCATGGTGAGATTCATCCGGCAGGAACGTCTCAGGCCACCTGAGGCCGAGAACCTCAGCACGCGAATAACCAGTGACCTCCTCGCAGCCTTTGTTGAACACGGTGATCCTTGCCTCGTTGTCCAGGCAAACGATCAGGCTGTTGGCGGTATCAAGAAGGGAACGCACGAAATCTTTTTCTGTTTCCAACTGCCGCCGGGTAAGGGCCAACTCTGAAATGTCTCGTGCAAATGCCGTCGCGGCCACCACCCGACCGGTAGTGTCCTTGACCGGTTCGATACCGGTGATGTAGCGGTGCAGTTTCCCGAGCAATTGTACCTCGGTCTCCTTGACAAGACCTTCACCAGTGTCAAGCACTTCGAGAATACTGGCCATTTGTGAATCCGCCTGCTCCTTCGGAAACAGATCCCACATTTTTTTTCCGATGAAGTCCGACGGCATACCCCCCAACCGTTCCGCGGCGATACTGTTCATGAACAGAAACTCCCCCTGTCGGTCCAGGCTGAAAATAGCCTCACTTGCACTTTCTACCAGACTTCGATATCTCTCTTCGCTCTCGACCAGGGCCTTGTCGGCGGCTCTTCGTTCAGTGACATCACGAATGACTCCCTCCACTCCTGCTATCCTGCCCCGACTGTCCCGATGGAAACTCGAACTGGTGCTGATAACCACGATGGAACCGTCTTTCTTGCGAAGCTTCACCTCATAATCGGATACGTGGCCGTCTTTTTTGATTCGTTCAATCAGTAGCTGCCGCTTGGCTGGGTCGACATAGTAATCAACTATCCGTGTACCTTTCACTTCTTCGACGCTGTCATAGCCCAGAATTTTGAGCGCCGCCGGTGATCCCCAGATGAATCGTCCTTCATTGTCCGATCGGTAAAAGCCGTCCTGGCTGGTTTGGAAGAAATCGTGCAACCGTCTTTCACTGAGGGCGAGGCGACGCACCGCCCGCTGGCGGAACATATTCACGGTGAACAGGGCCAGGGCCAGGAGTGTTAGCGCGATCAGGAATTGGCTCTGGTATTGCCAGAAGAGAAGTCTAACAAAATCAGAAAACCCCAGCCGCCTGACGGAGTAGATACGATTGACATTCGAATCGGTAGCGACCAGGTGTGTCACACTACCGCGGTCGTCCTTTACCAGAGACTGTACCCGACTGAAACTGGCCTCGATGGTCCCCAGGTGTTCGAACTGTCGGGAGTGGAATTGCAGCCCGCTGCCGGTGCGGAATAGATACGCCGGTTCGTCCATGCCTGCCAATCGAAAAGTGTCGACAAAGCTTCTCAAGAGCGTCTCATCGGACTCAGCCTGCAGGTTGAGTGAACCGTCGAAGATGCGCACGAACCCGTCTGAGGAAAGAGTGTAGTAGCGGCGCTCCTTGGCCTGGTCAAAAGGGTCCCACCAGGTGCTGACAATTCGATCATCCAAATCGACAGACGCCAACACGCGAAAGTCGGAATCAATTGTGGACAGTTGATATTTCTGGGGTGGTAGATGGCCGCTGTCGCCGGGCGCCACCATCGGCAGGGCATGGAACACCTGGAACAACCCATCGCTCTCGCCTGGCCATAAGCCCTTGCCGCCGTGCTCCTCGGAGATTATGCGTCGATGAAGAATCTCACCACGATTGTTAACTTTGGCCAGCCAGCAAAAGTTGTCGTCGAAGTTATCATCGACAACACCATTTTTGAAATTATAGGTGGCGAAGATGACGGCCGGGTTTGTAGAATCACGGCAGCTATAGAGATTCGAAGACGAGATTGCACCGGCCACCGGCAACGACCA contains these protein-coding regions:
- a CDS encoding PAS domain S-box protein — translated: MPKLRTISMGLVVGITLSLVPFEAAKCVDRLEIESRSDQNRLPYQFVVEQSNDWSVRKIPVGNQIQVLHPQMGSSDTAWYIHAFNSDINRDNPAVLSLEMYARGQVVDWNPLYLTLSSFALYRDGRSGQDGVVAVGHRNDSSFAAITLLGSDQYDFVFLATGEDHSGNDRWEGNVAPLLSEDYDFDGHDEVFLWVGPGRDLRPRVLVCLEPDTRSIEWSLPVAGAISSSNLYSCRDSTNPAVIFATYNFKNGVVDDNFDDNFCWLAKVNNRGEILHRRIISEEHGGKGLWPGESDGLFQVFHALPMVAPGDSGHLPPQKYQLSTIDSDFRVLASVDLDDRIVSTWWDPFDQAKERRYYTLSSDGFVRIFDGSLNLQAESDETLLRSFVDTFRLAGMDEPAYLFRTGSGLQFHSRQFEHLGTIEASFSRVQSLVKDDRGSVTHLVATDSNVNRIYSVRRLGFSDFVRLLFWQYQSQFLIALTLLALALFTVNMFRQRAVRRLALSERRLHDFFQTSQDGFYRSDNEGRFIWGSPAALKILGYDSVEEVKGTRIVDYYVDPAKRQLLIERIKKDGHVSDYEVKLRKKDGSIVVISTSSSFHRDSRGRIAGVEGVIRDVTERRAADKALVESEERYRSLVESASEAIFSLDRQGEFLFMNSIAAERLGGMPSDFIGKKMWDLFPKEQADSQMASILEVLDTGEGLVKETEVQLLGKLHRYITGIEPVKDTTGRVVAATAFARDISELALTRRQLETEKDFVRSLLDTANSLIVCLDNEARITVFNKGCEEVTGYSRAEVLGLRWPETFLPDESHHDGLDDFVNWVKEHPQDTYEGPLRTKSGEIRTILWSNSAMFNGAADEFVAIAVGQDITDKKQAQEALKESELRYASLVESTDIGIGVVDTQTREFLFVNSGMCRHLGFSQEEILKKSIETMHPPGAVEDAFRAFEGIVSGRINIFAELPFLHKDGSLRYFDVTGVIHDFDGRNAVIGYFRDVTERRQGQQALRESEDFNRAVIERSPVGVTVRNRAGRLLTYNEAWRRIWQVTDQDLHDYTTRERPELVFDKRDNYLGEWKDQVSRVYGEGGYLHIPEIEAEGSSKHKHLWLSQHFYALKDVTGQVDRVVVLTEDITERKQAEEALRESEERFRTLAEATPISMVVTNAANGTILYANLAVAESLGYKQSDLIGMKAVDLYLTPADRAQALDILRETGLVRNFETRVIRADGSYLWGLLSLSPITFHSEPAFFGSLVDITERREAEQRLREAEEARYNQVKQIAGGVAHEIYNALFPATSCLAKLSDRLPDGSTDDMQRNRRLLQLTESAVGRAIEMTDLVTRYSRLDSEQKTEPVALRSLLDEILETNADRINDLDIDVHLAVAEDVIISCRTDHLHSLFSNLLVNALDALEEVTARQIRVVASEEKGVVRIRFIDTGPGIPSEHRPRIFDPFFSTKPTRGTGLGLAIVKRIVELYGGRIDLEPMVDKGSIFVIFLKSARIDPS